The following is a genomic window from Thermoanaerobaculia bacterium.
TCCCGAGCGCGACCCGGCCGTAGAGGTCTTCCCGCCCCGCCTTCCGCAGCGCGCCGACGACGATCGCGACCACGAGCGCGGCCTCGATCCCTTCCCGCAGGACGATGACGAAACTCTCGAGCATGGCCGGCGATCTCCTCTTGACAACGGGCCGCGTCCGGGACAGTATCACGGCTGAGACTGAGTCGCAATGTCAACCACGCGCGTTCCCCGCGCCGCCTGACCGATGCCGAACCGACGCGAAGCCGTCCTCTTCGAGGCGTACCTGAAGCGGCACGGCCTGAAATTCACGCCGGAGCGGCGCGTCCTCTTCGACGAGATCTTCAAGCGCCACGAGCATTTCGAGGCGGACGAGCTCCTCTTCCGGATGAAGCAGCGGGGGAGGAAGATCTCCCGGGCGACGATCTATCGCGGGCTCGAGCTCCTGATCGCCGCGGGCGTCGTCGGCCGGGTGCGCGTGGGCGACGAGGGGTTCCTCTACGAACGCCTCCACGCGGGGGAGCATCACGACCACATGATCTGTCTCGGGTGCGGCAAGATCATCGAGTTCTTCGAGCCGAAGATCGAGGAGCTCCAGGATCGCGTATGCGCCCGCGCGGGGTTTCGCGCGGTCACCCACAGCCACCACATCCGGGGATTCTGCCGGGACTGCCGGAAGAGCACGGCGGTCGATCCGGAAATCGAAAGCGCGCGGCCGCCCCGCGACGGGGCGCGCCTCCTGATTGAGACTGAGTCTTAGAATCAATGAAAGGAACGCCGATGGCCCCGCGAGTCCGGGTTTCGGCGTGCGCCGTGGCGGTGCTGCTCCTCGGGTTCGCCGCCTCCGCCCGCGCCGACCGCAAGTTCTACCTCTTCACGTACCCGTACGCGACGCTTCCGAAGGGCGCCGCCGAGCTCGAGACCTGGATCACGCGGGAGGACGACGACGCCGTCCCGAAGCAGATCGACGGCCAGCTCCAGATCGAGGGGGAGTTCGGCCTGACGGACCGGCTCGACATCTCGCTCTACACGATCCTCGCCAGGGAAGGGGACTCCTCTCTCGACTGGGACGCCTCGAAGATCGAGGCGAAGTACCGGCTCGGAGAGCCGGGGAAGTGGCCGGTCGACGTCGAGCTCTACGCCGAGTACGAGCAGCCGTTCAAGGTGCACGGCTGGGGGGAGCCGGAATTCAAGCTCATCCTCGCTCGCGACTTCGGCGCGGTGAACGTCGCCGGGAACTTCATCTTCTTGCGCCCCGTCGACGACGAGACGGGGCGGCATCTCCCGTGGCGGAAGGAATGGGCCGCCGGCGCCTCGTACGAGCTTTCGCCGCGGGTCAATCTCGGCGTCGAGGGGCACGGCTCTTTCTCGGAGTCCAACGGGAAGATCGGCCCGGTCGTCTCCTATCAGGGGGAGAAGGCGTGGATCGCGCTCGGGCCGTACTTCGGATTGACCTCGCGGGACGGCGACGTCGGCGCGCGGGCGATCCTCGGCTTCTACTTTTGAGGCGGGTCGGGAGCGCGCTCGCCGTCGCCTGGGCTTTGGCCGCGGCCGCCGCGTGCGCCACGACCCTCCCGCCGGCGACTCCCGAAACTGCTCCCGGGCGCGCCCTCTACACGGCGAAATGCCACGCGTGCCACCGGATGTACCGGCCCGACCGGGTCGGACCCGAGAAATGGCCGGCGCTCCTCGAGAAGATGGCGGAGAAGGCGAAGCTGACTCCCGAGGAAGAGAAGCAGGTTCTCGATTACGTGCTCGCCGTGTCGCCGCCGGGCCCTCCGAAGTAGCACCTCCCGTGAACGGCCGGCGGCGGCGTCGGGAAACCGCCGCGGAAGGAATGGCTCAAGGAGGAGGAGCCAGGCCGGTTTCCCGGCGGCGCGGTATCCGCGACGGATCGAAGCCCGCGAGCGCCCGGTCGAGCGT
Proteins encoded in this region:
- a CDS encoding Fur family transcriptional regulator, translating into MPNRREAVLFEAYLKRHGLKFTPERRVLFDEIFKRHEHFEADELLFRMKQRGRKISRATIYRGLELLIAAGVVGRVRVGDEGFLYERLHAGEHHDHMICLGCGKIIEFFEPKIEELQDRVCARAGFRAVTHSHHIRGFCRDCRKSTAVDPEIESARPPRDGARLLIETES